Proteins from one Niallia circulans genomic window:
- the smpB gene encoding SsrA-binding protein SmpB — translation MPKGEGKVVAQNKKANHDYFIEETYEAGIVLQGTEIKAIRAGRVNLKESYARVHNGEVFLYGMHISPYEQGNRYNHEPLRTRKLLLHKKQINQLIGDTKEIGYALVPLKLYMKNGFAKVLIGLGKGKKNYDKRETLKRKEANRSIERALRDRQKM, via the coding sequence ATGCCAAAAGGTGAAGGGAAAGTAGTCGCACAAAACAAAAAAGCGAATCATGATTACTTTATTGAGGAAACATATGAAGCAGGCATCGTGCTGCAAGGAACAGAGATTAAAGCAATTCGTGCCGGCCGAGTCAACTTGAAAGAATCATACGCTCGCGTTCATAACGGGGAAGTATTCTTGTATGGCATGCATATAAGCCCATATGAGCAGGGGAACCGTTATAATCATGAACCGCTGAGAACACGTAAGCTGCTGCTTCATAAAAAGCAGATAAACCAACTGATTGGTGATACAAAGGAAATCGGTTATGCATTAGTTCCATTAAAGCTTTATATGAAAAACGGTTTTGCCAAGGTTTTAATCGGACTCGGAAAGGGTAAGAAAAACTATGACAAGCGTGAGACACTAAAGCGCAAAGAAGCAAACCGCAGCATCGAACGTGCCTTAAGAGATAGGCAAAA